The sequence CAATAAAGGAGCTGCTCAGTGGGAATACCGTTACTGTCTGATATTACAATTATATTTCTTTTTGCTGCACTTGCGCTTTTTATTGCCGGAAAGCTGAAAATACCCGAAATTATGGGCTACCTGATTACCGGCGTTCTCGTGGGACCCAACGGCTTTAAGCTTATCCACGGAGTGGAGCAGGTGGATATGATGGCGCAGATAGGCGTTGTTCTCCTTCTGTTTACTATAGGCATAGAATTTTCCCTTGCCACGCTTATCTCTCTGAAGCGTCCTGCCATTTTCGGCGGCGGGCTTCAGGTCACAGGTACAATCATTGTTTTTGCGGTAATAGCCTATCTAGGCGGATACAGCATGAACAGCGCGGTTTTCGTAGGCATGATGGCGGCTGTATCGGGTACTGCTATCATGCTTAAGGTATTTGCCGCAAGGGGTGAGGTGGACTCTCTCTACGGAAGGATAGCCCTTGCCGTCTCAATATTTCAGGACATTGCTGTAATCCCCATGATGTTTATGGTTCCCGTGCTTGCGGGGCAGGGCGGCGGAATCGGAGAAGTTGGGCTTCTGCTCGGCAAGGCTGTTCTTATAGTCGTCTTTGTATTCTTCGGCGCCAGAACAATCGTGCCTAAAATTCTCTACCATGTGGCATCCACCAGAAACAGGGAACTTTTCATGATCACCATAGTTCTCCTCTGCCTCGGTGTTGCGTGGTTCACGTCCATGGCCGGTCTGTCGCTGGCTCTGGGAGCCTTCCTTGCGGGTATAGTGGTCAGCGAATCGGGTTACGGTCAGCAGGCGCTCGGTGATGTTGTTCCGTTTAAGGATGTCTTCACCGGATTTTTCTTTGTTTCCATAGGCATGCTCCTTAACCCCGCCGTTGTTATGGCAAATCCCGTTGCGATAATCGTCAGTCTCCTGCTTCTGGTGCTGTTTAAGTTTGCGGTAACCGGATTCGTGGTTAATATACTTGGCTATCCCATGAGGGTGGCTGTTCTTTCCGGTCTTTCCCTAGCTCAGGTAAGCGAGTTTTCGTTTATCCTAGGTGCTGCGGGTGCTGCTGCGGGGCTTATTGACGCCGACACATACTCGTTTCTCATAGCTGTAACTGTTATATCCATGGCGACCACGCCCTTTCTTATAGTTGCCGCTCCGAAGCTTGCGGACATTCTTTCTGTTCTGCCTCTGCCGACTAAGCTGAGGTTCGGTTATCTCCATGAGAAGAAGGAGGATGACAGCAAAGAGCTTATTGACCACATAATAATAGCGGGGTTCGGTCTCAACGGCAGAAATACAGCAAGAGCCGCCAAGGAGACAGGGATCGATTTTGTAGTTATCGAGATGAATCCTGAAACTGTCAAAAAGGAGAGGGAACTGGGAACGCCGATATTTTACGGTGACGCTTCCCAGTCTGCGGTTCTGGAGCACGGAAGCCTCCGCAGCGCGAGGATAGTTGTTGTCACGCTGCCTGATCCGGTGGCGGTGCGTAAGGTGGTGGAAACCGCCAGACGGGAGAACCCCACGGTTTATATACTCGCCAGAACAAGATACATAACCGAGATAAAGCCGCTGAAGGATCTCGGCGCGGATGAGATTATTGTCGAGGAATATGAAACAGCGATAGAAACCTTTTCCCGTGTGCTGAGAAAGTACCAGATTCCGGCAGAGGAGATAGAGAGAATCGCGTCAAGCATACGCTTTGAGGTTCACGGCGGCTCAAACGGCTCTGAATCCAGAGTGGCTTATAATGAGGGCGTCTGCCTCACCGGAATGAACATTAAGAATGTCACCGTTCCTGTGGGTTCGCCCGTTTCGGGGAAAACTCTCCGTGAGCTTGATCTCAGGTTCCGCTACAATGTCTCCCTCCTTGCGGTGAGAAGAGGGCAGCAGGTAATGGCTAACCCGGGCAGCGGATTTCTTCTGGATGAGAGGGATGAGCTTGTTCTCATGGGGGACGATGACGCTGTGCAGAATTTTATGAAGAGCCTATGATGAATGTTGATAACATACTTATATTTCTCAGCGGATTCATGATAGGCGGTTTTATATGCACCCGTGCGGAGGCGTTTTTGATCGAAAGGCGCTTCCCCGGAGAACGGGAGGCGGAGGATGTTGCTCCGTATATGAAAAGACTCAGCTTCGGCGGAGTGTTCTTCTCCGTTCTGCTGGGTGTTGTGGCGTATAATCTGTTTCCTCATGTTTTCATCTACGGACTTTGCGGAGGGTATGCCCTGTTTGCCGCTAAAATCGGAATGTAGCCCTTTTTATCAAGTTTTCTTATATTTTTATCATGCTATCGGTTTTTAATCTCGGACGATGGTTTTATCTGGTAATATAAATTACGGGTTCAGCCCTTTTCTTTTTCAGCTTTCAGAACAAATTCGGGAGAAAACCATGAAAGGTGTGTTCAGGTTATGTTTCAACATTATTTTTCTGTCCGCGTTTCTTATATTTTCTGCGGTTTCCTGCGGAGACAATGTCTCTGACAGTGAGACAGATAAGGTCAGCGTCCGTCTTAAAATGGACGGACTCTTTGAGGATGCCGGAAGAAGTAAGAGAACCTCTGTCGGCGGGCATACGGTAAGCAGTCTGTATCTTGATGTTTCTGCCTCGGGGTGGTCAGGGCTGAGGCTTAACCTCACTGATATGCTTAACAGAAACGAAAACGAAGTTGATGTGGAGATCACAGCCGGAAAGATATACACCTTTGCGGTGAGCGCATATACTTCCGGCAATGTTCTTCTTTGCAGCGGTTCAGAAAGCGCAATGATCCGCGCTAATTCAGAAGTTAATATCAATCTGGTCTGCGCTCTTCAGATTAGTGTGGATCTTTCATCCGCCAAGGTCGAAGGCGTTA is a genomic window of Geovibrio thiophilus containing:
- a CDS encoding monovalent cation:proton antiporter family protein, which codes for MGIPLLSDITIIFLFAALALFIAGKLKIPEIMGYLITGVLVGPNGFKLIHGVEQVDMMAQIGVVLLLFTIGIEFSLATLISLKRPAIFGGGLQVTGTIIVFAVIAYLGGYSMNSAVFVGMMAAVSGTAIMLKVFAARGEVDSLYGRIALAVSIFQDIAVIPMMFMVPVLAGQGGGIGEVGLLLGKAVLIVVFVFFGARTIVPKILYHVASTRNRELFMITIVLLCLGVAWFTSMAGLSLALGAFLAGIVVSESGYGQQALGDVVPFKDVFTGFFFVSIGMLLNPAVVMANPVAIIVSLLLLVLFKFAVTGFVVNILGYPMRVAVLSGLSLAQVSEFSFILGAAGAAAGLIDADTYSFLIAVTVISMATTPFLIVAAPKLADILSVLPLPTKLRFGYLHEKKEDDSKELIDHIIIAGFGLNGRNTARAAKETGIDFVVIEMNPETVKKERELGTPIFYGDASQSAVLEHGSLRSARIVVVTLPDPVAVRKVVETARRENPTVYILARTRYITEIKPLKDLGADEIIVEEYETAIETFSRVLRKYQIPAEEIERIASSIRFEVHGGSNGSESRVAYNEGVCLTGMNIKNVTVPVGSPVSGKTLRELDLRFRYNVSLLAVRRGQQVMANPGSGFLLDERDELVLMGDDDAVQNFMKSL